A genomic stretch from Malus domestica chromosome 15, GDT2T_hap1 includes:
- the LOC139192004 gene encoding secreted RxLR effector protein 161-like: MVVRTLDAKRDPFRPNEDKEEILEPEVPYLSAIGALLYLAQCTKPDISFAMNLLARYSNAPTHIHWNGVKDIFCYLKDTTDLGLFYTRESPSVAASYGTRIDSRLVGYADAGYLSNPHRAHSQTSYAFTVGDTAISWRSTKQMLVATSSNHDKILALHEASREYFWLREVMRHI, encoded by the coding sequence ATGGTCGttcggactctagatgctaaacgagatccattccgtccaaaTGAGGataaggaagagattttggaacctgaagttccttacctaagtgcaattggggctctattgtacttggctcagtgcACTAAACCTGACATCTCTTTCGCTATGAATCTATTggctagatacagcaatgcgcccACACACAtacactggaatggtgttaaagacattttttgcTACCTTAAGgatactacggatttgggcttgttctatacccGTGAATCTCCAAGTGTTGCTGCCTCCTATGGTACTCggattgattctcgccttgttggttacgcagaTGCTGGATATTTGTCTAACCCACATAGAGCACATTCTCAAACTAGTTATgcctttaccgttggagacaccgctatatcttggaggtctaccaagcaaatgctagttgcgacttcgtctaaccatgatAAGATTCTCGCCCTACATGAAGCATCGCGTGAGTACTTTTGGCTAAGAGAAGTTATGAGACACATttga